The proteins below come from a single Triticum aestivum cultivar Chinese Spring chromosome 5D, IWGSC CS RefSeq v2.1, whole genome shotgun sequence genomic window:
- the LOC123125784 gene encoding uncharacterized protein, with translation MLPGAVVVGAAGGGGGAPGHVRAAARATLIPGLAVAAMGLFFAATVNPGDFHAQVEHAAAPAAYGGQPQQRCEATEAEALDLRATALVLVLTGAAQAMLAAAAGVALAAGSLSLQCVGRFLALIAHFFAPANACFLYSVLQGVAVAVVGHCADGYNLNFTIVCVLAGVSYGVLFVVSFLVTVCGGICQSATVPLIPSSLVYLSLALLACSIYFLLPSTAGHYYT, from the exons ATGCTTCCCGGTGCAGTTGTTGTTGGAGCAGCAGGCGGTGGTGGTGGTGCGCCGGGGCACGTGCGCGCGGCGGCCAGGGCTACCCTCATCCCCGGCTTGGCGGTGGCCGCCATGGGCCTCTTCTTCGCCGCCACCGTCAACCCCGGCGACTTCCACGCCCAG GTCGAGCACGCGGCGGCGCCGGCCGCGTACGGCGGGCAGCCCCAGCAGCGCTGCGAGGCcacggaggcggaggccctggacCTGCGCGCGACGGCGCTGGTGCTGGTACTCACGGGCGCGGCGCAGGCGATGCTGGCCGCGGCGGCCGGCGTGGCCTTGGCGGCGGGGTCCCTGTCCCTCCAGTGTGTAGGCCGGTTCCTCGCCCTCATCGCGCACTTCTTCGCCCCCGCGAACGCCTGCTTCCTCTACTCTGTCCTCCAGGGGGTGGCGGTCGCCGTCGTCGGGCACTGCGCCGACGGATACAACCTCAACTTCACCATTGTCTGCGTCCTCGCCGGCGTGTCATACGGCGTGCTGTTCGTGGTGAGCTTCTTAGTCACCGTCTGCGGAGGGATCTGCCAGTCTGCCACAGTGCCACTGATCCCCTCTAGCTTAGTTTATCTTAGCTTAGCTTTGCTAGCTTGCAGCATCTATTTTCTTCTACCTAGCACTGCCGGCCACTACTACACTTAG
- the LOC123123235 gene encoding uncharacterized protein: MNKTEQNRNPSHNWRKKQREKSITEENMTGMEGSYQANEVFYGGDYIGTQPVRSQYPGMWFDPRISQKQCDGVNFLQMIPPYSLAYPVHQIGTSTHPLAVVSNNSVPVTGQQATPVVKHKENALVLSPGFGMNMSYTQMLLAAESEDPLFGSPHTKYYPVGAENETFMITGRNTRLSELVDMDNPKSSKYIEQDDPSNWNNNQTDFQEADLALQTVTWDDGVPAHGAELLQALGICPGDNQNEDDTCSEDSDTDPSAFNKVLVVGEEDANQVVAGHGDNEVVDDDANQFSPDDIDNFLENDSVLAAQTCSQEVRSRHVPQMGMDFETSKGAQAFYNNYSCLCGFAVRKASNYCGQTSAGGGESRCIFRCNRARKVLDEEQKKAKRQQRKDRWQQRTRKLAPETRKRKRNVIDVTGCQAKLVFTKKMTDGLSQTSTSSTTMT; encoded by the exons ATGAACAAGACTGAACAAAATAGAAACCCAAGCCACAACTGGAGAAAAAAGCAGAGGGAGAAGTCAATTACAGAAGAAAACATGACGGGCATGGAAGGCTCTTACCAGG CAAATGAAGTGTTCTATGGAGGCGACTACATTGGTACTCAG CCTGTGCGCTCCCAGTACCCGGGAATGTGGTTTGACCCAAGGATTTCTCAAAAGCAATGCGACGGGGTTAATTTTCTACAGATGATTCCGCCTTACTCATTGGCCTATCCGGTCCATCAGATTGGAACATCGACACATCCTCTGGCTGTTGTGAGTAACAATTCCGTTCCGGTGACTGGACAACAGGCTACCCCAGTTGTCAAACATAAAGAAAAT GCATTAGTGTTGAGTCCAGGCTTTGGCATGAACATGTCATACACACAAATGTTGCTTGCGGCTGAATCAGAG GATCCTCTATTTGGTTCACCACACACAAAGTACTATCCTGTTGGGGCTGAG AATGAGACATTTATGATAACTGGACGAAACACAAGGTTGAGCGAGCTAGTTGACATGGACAATCCAAAATCAAGCAAGTACATTGAACAAGATGATCCTAGCAATTGGAACAACAACCAGACAGATTTCCAGGAGGCTGATTTAGCATTGCAAACTGTCACATGGGATGATGGCGTCCCAGCTCATGGTGCAGAGCTCTTGCAGGCTCTAGGGATTTGTCCTGGAGACAATCAAAATGAAGACGATACATGCAGTGAAGATTCAGACACCGATCCAAGTGCATTTAACAAAGTGCtagttgttggtgaagaagatgctAATCAGGTAGTTGCTGGACATGGTGATAACGAAGTTGTGGACGATGACGCTAACCAATTCTCGCCAGATGACATTGACAATTTCCTCGAGAATGATTCGGTTCTCGCTGCTCAGACTTGTAGCCAAGAGGTTCGCAGCCGCCATGTCCCGCAAATGGGTATGGATTTCGAGACATCGAAAGGAGCACAAGCATTCTACAACAACTATTCTTGCTTGTGTGGATTTGCTGTGCGAAAAGCATCAAACTATTGTGGGCAAACTAGCGCAGGGGGTGGCGAGTCCCGATGTATTTTCAGATGCAACAGGGCTAGAAAGGTGCTTGATGAGGAACAGAAGAAGGCTAAGAGGCAACAAAGAAAGGATAGGTGGCAACAACGAACTAGAAAGCTAGCACCAGAGACAAGGAAGAGAAAAAGGAATGTCATTGATGTCACAGGGTGTCAGGCTAAACTGGTTTTCACCAAAAAAATGACAGATGGTTTATCACAGACATCAACCTCGAGCACAACCATGACTTGA